The sequence CGTCGAGGAGATCGAGCGCGCCCGGGCCGTCCACCCGGTGGCCTCGGTGCAGAACGAACTGTCGCTGTGGACCAGGGACTCGCTGGCCGAGGTGCTGCCGTACACCGAGCAGCACGGGATCGCGTTCCTGCCGTTCTCGCCGCTCGGCCGGGGCTTCCTGACCGGCGGCATCGCCTCCTTCGACGAATTGCCGGCCGACGACTTCCGCCGCGGCCTGCCGCGCTTCCAGCAGGACGCGCTGAAGGCGAACCTGGCACTGGTGGAGCGGGTGCGGGAGGTCGCGGCGAGGGTCGGCGCGACGCCCGCGCAGGTGGCGCTCGCCTGGCTGGTCGCGCAGGGGCGGTACGTGCTGCCGATCCCGGGCACCAAGACGCCCGAGTACCTGGTGCAGAACGCGGCGGCGGCCGAGCTGGTGCTGTCGCCGGCTGACCTCGCCGAGCTGGACGCGCTGCCGGCGCCGTCGGGCGAGCGGTACTGAGCGGGGCGCTGCCGGACGGACCGCTACCGGACGGACCGCTACCGGGCGGGACGCCACCGGGCGGGACGGCACTCCTGGACCCAGATCTGCTTGCGTCCGGTCTCGCCCGGTGCCCGCACCGGCGCATCGACCGTCCGGTCGAGGCAGAAGCCGAGCCGTCGGGCGACCGCGGCGCTGGCGGTGTTCGCCGGGTCGCAGTGGATCTCGACCCGGTGGATTCCGGGCAGGGCGAACGCCGCGGCGGTGAGCGCCCGGGCGGCGGCGGTGGCGATGCCCCGGCCGACGTGGTCGGTGCCGACCCAGTAGCCGATCTCCAGCGCGCCCGGTCCGATCCGGCGGTGCAGGCCGAACGAGCCGATCACCCGGCCGGGTTCGGCGTCCAGGCCGACCAGGTAGATGAAGTCGGTGCCGGCCTCCCAGGCGGCCATGCCGGCCTCGGTCAGCTCGGCGGTGCGGGCGGCGGTGGGGGGCTCGGCGGCCCACTCCAGCCAGGGGCGCAGGTGGTCCAGGTCGGCCCGGACGGCGGCGTTGAGGGCGAGGCTCTGGGCGGGGGAGCGGCGGCGCAGCGTGATTCCCCCGGCCGGCCGCAGCAGTTCGGGCGGCCGGCCGGGGGTGGGCGCGGGCGCGCCGGGTGCGGGCACGGAGGAGGGAGCGGACGACGGAGGGGGATCGGACGCGGCACCGCACGGCGGTGGCATGACGTGATTCATGACAGCGATTATGTCGACGTCCTGTATCCGTCACCACCGCCCGTCGCCGCTTACCCGGGCGGTCCGGGGGCGCGTCAGAGGCGGATCAGCACCTCGTCGAGCTCCTTGCGCCGCAGGTCCGGTACGCGCGCCCCCTCGGCGGGGTACCCCACCGGGATGACGTACGCGGCCCGTTCCTCCTGCGGCCGTTCGCACACCTCGTTGAGGAACTTCATCGGGCTCGGCGTGTGGGTGAGCGTGGCCAGCCCCGCCTGGTGCAGCGTGGCCAGCAGCAGGCCGACCGCGATGCCCACCGACTCCTTGGTGTAGTACGGGCGCGGCGAGTGCGGGCCCTTGTGCACCTCGAAGACCACGATCACGGCCGGGGCGTCCTCCAGGAAGGGCTTCTCCCAGTCGGTGCCGATCGGCGCGAGCGCGGCCAGCCACTCCTCGGAGGCCCGGTGCGCGTAGAACTCGCGCTCCTCGGCCTCGGCGGCCTCCCGCAGCCGGCGCTTGCGGTCCGGATCGGTGATCACCACGAACCGCCAGGGCTGGACGTGCGCGCCGCTCGGCGCTGTGTTGGCGGTGCGGATCGCCCACTCCAGCACGCCGTCCGGGAGCGGCCGGGTCGAGTAGTCG comes from Streptomyces sp. TLI_053 and encodes:
- a CDS encoding GNAT family N-acetyltransferase — translated: MPAPGAPAPTPGRPPELLRPAGGITLRRRSPAQSLALNAAVRADLDHLRPWLEWAAEPPTAARTAELTEAGMAAWEAGTDFIYLVGLDAEPGRVIGSFGLHRRIGPGALEIGYWVGTDHVGRGIATAAARALTAAAFALPGIHRVEIHCDPANTASAAVARRLGFCLDRTVDAPVRAPGETGRKQIWVQECRPARWRPAR
- a CDS encoding nitroreductase family protein, encoding MVDSTALDSAVAGASYPTVPLTPMTVPAHEAEARSKSFHDVMDQRRTVRDYSTRPLPDGVLEWAIRTANTAPSGAHVQPWRFVVITDPDRKRRLREAAEAEEREFYAHRASEEWLAALAPIGTDWEKPFLEDAPAVIVVFEVHKGPHSPRPYYTKESVGIAVGLLLATLHQAGLATLTHTPSPMKFLNEVCERPQEERAAYVIPVGYPAEGARVPDLRRKELDEVLIRL
- a CDS encoding aldo/keto reductase, coding for MRNATLGSEGPEVGVVGLGCMGMTWAYDVHNRDDETSVRVIRQALDLGVTLIDTSDIYGPYSNEEVVGAALAGPYRERAVLATKVGLVPGTGGERVLRNGRPEHIRRAIDDSLHRLGTDHVDLYQLHRVDPEVPIEESWGALAEVVAAGKARRIGLSEVGVEEIERARAVHPVASVQNELSLWTRDSLAEVLPYTEQHGIAFLPFSPLGRGFLTGGIASFDELPADDFRRGLPRFQQDALKANLALVERVREVAARVGATPAQVALAWLVAQGRYVLPIPGTKTPEYLVQNAAAAELVLSPADLAELDALPAPSGERY